CACGGGAAGAGTCGCAGCGCCATCATCCAGGATGCGCTCCGGCATTGGCTCCGTCATGAGGCGGAAGTCGCACTGGTCAGGGAATACGAGGCGGGCTATCGCCGGCGTCCGGAGACGCGGCGCGAGATCAAGGCGGCCGACGCCGCGGCGGTCCGTCTGCTGGGGGGCGAAGACTGGTGATGCGGCGGGGGGAGAACGTGCTCGGCCGACCTGCCGCCGCCGGCGGGCCGGCGACCGGTGGTGCTACTGTCCCGTGACGAGGCCTACACCGTGCGGCAACAGCGCTCACGCTCGAGAAGGTCGTGGCGGTCGATCGCGCGCTGAAGTTTGCCCTTGGTCTGCGTTGATCGAGGACTCGCCCGACTGCGCGCACGCTCAGACGAGCGTCCGAAGGAAGGGAGCGGCGGGCGCGACCCGAATCCCGTCGGGCGTCCGATAGTCCTTCCGGCCGGCCGCGCTGATCTGCCACGCCTGCGCGTCCGGGAACCGCTCCTTGAGATAGCGGAGGCTCCGGTCGGCGTCGGCGTCGCCCCACTTGCATTCGACGAGGAGGATCGGCGCCCGCTTCTCCACGACGACGAAGTCCACCTCGCGCCGGTCCGTGTCGCGGAAGTAGCGGAGCTCGACGTCGCGCCCGCGTGCGTCCTGCTCGAAGTGGACCCACTTGAGCAGATGCGCGGCGACGAGGTTCTCGAACCGAGGACCGGCCTCGGGAACCAGCGTCCAGTCGAGGTGATAATGCTTCTGCTCCTTCTTGACGGCACGGATCCTGGCGCCGCTGAACGGCGGAAGCCGAAAGACCGCGTACAGCCGCTCCAGGATCGCGAGCCACCCCGAGGCGGTCTTGTGACTCACGTGGAGGTCTTCCCGCAGGTTGTTGACCGAGAGAGGCGACCCGACGAGCTCCGGCAGGCGGAGCATCATCAGCTCCAGCCGGCCGAGATCCTGCACGCGCTCGAGGCTGGTGATCTCCTCGCGCACGAGGAGGTTGCGGTACTCGCGTGACCAGCGGCGTGCCTCGACCTCGCTGCCGGTGAAGAACGGCTCCGGGAAGCCGCCCAGGGTGAGCAGATCGTGCAGCTCCCGCTCGGCCTTCAGGCC
The Deltaproteobacteria bacterium genome window above contains:
- a CDS encoding ribbon-helix-helix protein, CopG family — encoded protein: MRRVATKVAVSIPDDLYRAVEQARKRHGKSRSAIIQDALRHWLRHEAEVALVREYEAGYRRRPETRREIKAADAAAVRLLGGEDW
- a CDS encoding ATP-binding protein gives rise to the protein MAVHRRYLAPQVVRDMRRKMVFVSGPRQVGKTTLARSLPGAGVGYLNWDVAGDRERILRGELPVARRLIFDELHKYRGWRGFLKGVFDGRAKGQQILVTGSARLDFYRHGGESLQGRYHLLRLHPLSVAELGLKAERELHDLLTLGGFPEPFFTGSEVEARRWSREYRNLLVREEITSLERVQDLGRLELMMLRLPELVGSPLSVNNLREDLHVSHKTASGWLAILERLYAVFRLPPFSGARIRAVKKEQKHYHLDWTLVPEAGPRFENLVAAHLLKWVHFEQDARGRDVELRYFRDTDRREVDFVVVEKRAPILLVECKWGDADADRSLRYLKERFPDAQAWQISAAGRKDYRTPDGIRVAPAAPFLRTLV